The Culex pipiens pallens isolate TS chromosome 2, TS_CPP_V2, whole genome shotgun sequence DNA window TTGCTGCATTCTACTCAACTTTCCAAATCGTTGAGGACATCCATGTTGATCATCATGCAGCAAGCCCAGAAGCCACTTGCAATCAGCTGCGGAGGGTTCTTCGTGATGTCTAGAGACAAGTACACTGCTTTGGTGAGAAATGTGTTCTCTATGGCAACGTTTGTGTGGAATCTCAAGTATACTTACGATAAAACATCATATtcctaaaaaacaattttaattgatatttagTGCAATTTCCGTAAATTTGCaaattcatatattttgattgtgatatttattaagtttaagaataaaaataaaatgctagTAATTCTAAAGTTTTCACAGTTTACAGCCATACCTTAACttaataaaaaagataaaaaaaattcagaaataactttttcctccattttttttttctttcaaggtCATGATTACATATACTTTTGATTAGACCCTTGCAGCTACTCAGATTTTGTAGATTATGAACTAGagtagactttttttttataaatatttaagcAGGTTTAAATCCTAGAATAAATTAGAATAAGGAAGACGTTGATGTTCTAAATATTCATGTTTAAAATTAAGATCAGTATAATTCAGTATAATATAGAATCATTCATGTAATTGAAGAGTGTGAAACCAAAGAAGTAAGCACATTTTATAAAACTGAGTTAAACAtaactttaaagaaaattttgtcCATAGTATTCTGtaaaaaagtatattaaaacACTACAGTTCATAATTAAATGCACTTTATTAAAGTTGTGCACTGCACTTGCACCATAATACAATACCTATTCGTTTATGAAAGAAATTTCTCCTATTGACTGATAATCTTGtggtttgaagatttttttagctaaaatatatttaatattttactaCAAAATGTTTCCAGAACGTCTTTgtcaatattttgattcatttaacgtgaagacttccatcatagtcatgatttttcgttcaaagatataaattttgcgtcgctttcaatattttgacaaaattccttcaacaagttgtttagaatagtgcctcacacatgctgattccttttggtaacgtttatcccattccttgtaaagttatggaaatcgtcattaatcaatgattgccaactaggacgtcaatgattgtaccacaaaattatataaattttgaaacacaattgctttagatcaaaaattccttcagtggcttcaagaagccAACAACCGGCacttgctgattcattttggtgcagaaattcgctaaattgattttaataaagaatattttacagtgatgatcaattttcatcgaaaacgatcaacggcttcacctttaGTAAATtgcaaaatcttattttttctcttctttcaAAAGCAATACAAAATGTATATATTTTTCAATGGAAAAGATACATTACAAAATACACACAttgaaaaatttctcaaattgctgctttaaaacaaaacatttgccGACAATATAATATGGAGttaattacgtttttttttcatttgagcaatttatttaatattttgaaaaactgttAACTGTTAAAGAAAACAGTAAGTGCTGATCGACTGAAGtataaaaatgattgaaaaaagaGTTGATAGATTTCTCAGctgaaatttatatattttaatttaagataCTATATCTACCTCAACAACCAGCTGCCCGAAAAACAATTacgtcaaaattcaaacaaatgtttttgCTTTCTCTTCAAAACGTTTATGTAGAGCGTCTTATTTatccgggttttgaatttctcgggaaacgggaaacaatatttttgaaatccctgGAATTTCCGGGATTCCGGGATATTTGTTaatgcttaaaatcatagaataagtTGAAAGCTATCAACTGGCGATATTCTAAACTACAATCTGAACATAGACTGCATTTTAAAGACATGTTAtgagcatttaaatttaatgtgaTTATGTATTATAAAGTGCATGTGTAACGGATTTTAAAAAACAACTAATCACAGTTTTTCGCGAATGTAATTCAGATGAAATAAGTttctcttcattttttttcttcgttgaaaaatatttctagagttttttttttttttttttgaaaaggtcttataaatatacaaaacacaatagcttaaaaGCCCTTTTAAGGGTACACAGCTACCAAGGAAGTTGTCGTcttcttatttaaaattggtTTAACTTACGGACTCAAGTcttaaataatttgattttaaaaattgacaaattttgtcGAGAAATTTGTGCagcttaggggatgaataaaaaattaaatcgatagttcacgtagttttgaagatacttaaatgtctgtaacaataatctgggtgcaaaagctctgggtGATGTGCACGGTTGAAATAAACTctcgatttttttcttgatgtttttgataatgtcagaaaaataaacaaaaaaaggaaacaaagaaaattttatttaatcaatGTTTAATTTAGTATAAGTATCGAATTCGATGATTTgtacaacaaatatttttcaaattgccTTTTATCTTCATTTAAGTTGGGGCCATTTGGGACTACAGTTTCAATAAGAGCAGGTTAATCACTATACcaattttgttgttctgttcCTATTTTATCATAATCAAAAATATCATAACATTGTGTTGAAAATATGGCTTCATCAGCTGACCCAATTCGGTACATTTGCCTTAATTCCATTAATATTTCGGTTCTTAagaataaattttaagatttttttgaattgaaaaaaagttccatacatctagggtttttttctcaaaatttattttccctaaaagagcacttagctagaaaaatctaaacatGTACATGttccctccctgtaaaggcttatgaattgatctcagttgaatgGTTcttcaaatctctgaattgcaaatgtaacatcctggagcagaactgttaaattctaataaacactaattgaattgaaaaaacaaaacaaaaattctacGTAAATGTTATACCCAatctattcaaaattcaaaaaaaaaacgctaggcattttgcaaatttgataaTACAACTTACATTTTTTAACGTTATTTTTGCTGATATAGGCCCAATACATTTGCCCAATTTTATTGCTTCAAAAGTTCTATtgataaggtgtcatccataaagtatgtcaggATCTAggggagggggagagggggtctgAGGAAGTGTGACCTTGCGTGTTACAAgaataggaaaagcgtgacaaaggggggagggggataaattttgactgattatagcgtgacgtactttatggatgtaGCCTTACTTAGTTTATAActgttttacagtttttttcaaccaaatcataatttctagaacaaaatattataaatttcgggaaatttagacaaaatttaaaaaaaaaccgggaTTCATGAATtcccgattttggaaaaatctcaGGAATTTTATCCCAggaaatcccgggatggacgcattaGTTTAtatgaataacaaaaaaacgattaaaaaatcaccttaattttgcatatattttgaaaatgttgcacTTTATCATGTAATGTGTaaataaattttcgatttcaaacttaattttgcatctTGAATTATTATGACATTTTGTTTGATAATGTTTTAGACGTTATTTACAAATGTcccattttttctttaaaatcttaTTTCCGGAACCATTTTTTACATCATCTTTTATTCTGTAACCtaaaacttttccaaagactctaaatcgatcagaaaaggAGATTGCATGGGAAATGTTTctgttaaatatcaaaaaaaatattatttgtaaaccacgataaaaaaaataattttgagaataACCAACTGAGGTGATAATtatttgagaaagttttttgCATGAATATAATTTTGATGcggaaaaatatcgaaaacaaaaacaaaaagcacaAGTTCTACCTAGCTCCGAGAACTTCCagaaccggtatccggaacatccggtcTTAGTTCTACGTGACCGGAAGTTGATCTGTGTGACTCAGAAGTGTTAAAAgagcaaaattggttgaaatttatgggttttccaattttttacaATAGATTATCCTCGATTTTTGACTCAGAGACAGCTAGTTTTGCCTCCCCTTAAAGGGGGGAGGGGTCAGGGGGGATGGGTCAACTCTTAAAAGATGGCGCAACTAATCCCCTTGATTTTGCAACTTGAAGCACTCAAatcggttgaaaactggctgagCTACATCGATTTTACTAAACACAAAACGTCCCGGGTCTTTACGGGTTAAGATAGTCGAAGAAACCATTTGGTTCCCCCTCGTCTTATCGTTTCCACTACTACAACCCAGGTgtcgccacttttatgagaaaGTTGTTTCCCCCTTGCGGAATTCACTTAAACttttgttcaaaacaaaaacaaatcaatctCATTACAAGTTTGTTCGTGAGTGGTTTAGCCGGcaaatcgattttaaattaattgccTGATAAAAGCAGAAACGATGATAACCGCCTGGAAACACCCGGTTTAAGTTGATTACGTCCAAGCGACGTTTTCTAGTCACCACAGTGCCTTTCATCGAAGATGAACGTCCTGCTGCTACTCCTCGCATCACTCCTTTTCGCACTCCTCAAATGGATCTACTCGCACTTTCAGTCCCGGTACCAGTTCTGGAAGGACCGGAACGTACCCTATCTGGAACCCCGCTTCCCGGTGGGCAACGTCGGCGACACGCTCAAGCCGACGATCCACTTTGCCCACATCATGGACACGCTGTACAAGCAGCTCACCAAGCTGGGCGACGACTACGCCGGTATTTACTTCTTCCGCGATCCGGTGCTGGTGGTACTGTCGCCGGAGTTTGCCAAAACGGTGCTTGTGAAGGACTTTAACTACTTTGTGGACCGCGGAGTGTACAGCAACGAGCGGGACGATCCGCTGTCGGCTAACCTGTTCTTCATGGAGGGACACCAGTGGCGCAAGTTGAGGGCGAAGCTGACGCCGACGTTCACCTCGGGCAGGTTAAAGGCCATGTTTCATACGATACTGGCGGTGGGCGAGCAGTTTGATCGGTTTTTGGGGGGCTATGTGGCCGGGGTGAATGAGGTGGAGGTTAAGGACTTGCTGGCGAGGTTCACGACGGATGTGATTGGATCGTGTGCGTTTGGGATTGATTGTAACAGCTTGGAGAATCCCAAGTCCGAGTTCCGGGAGATGGGTAAGAGGATGATTAACTTTCCAAAGTTGAAGGCGTTGAAGGTGTTTTTTGCGATGATGTTCCGGGACACGGCGAGGAAGTTGGGAATAAGGTTCAATGACGAGGATGTGTCGGAGTTTTTCTTTTCGGTTGTTCGGGATACGATCAAGTATCGGGAGGAGAACAATGTGCAGAGGAAGGATTTTATGCAGCTGCTGATTGAACTGAAGAACAAGGGATACATGGATGAGGAGGTAGATGGAGCTGCGGAAGAGATGTCCGGACAGCGGTTGGAGAAGTTGACCTTTGAAGAGATTGCAGCTCAAGCGTTCGTGTTCTTCTTTGCTGGCTTTGAAACTTCTGCTACGACCATGACGTTTGCGCTGCATTTGCTTGCTACGCATCCAGACGTTCAGGAGAAGGGAAGAAGTTGTGTCCTAGATGTATTGAGCAGACATGACAACAAGTTTAGCTACGAAGCCATCATGGAGATGACCTATCTGGATTGGATCATCAATGGTGAGGTGATGTGCTAAGATTCTGTAAAAATCTAACAAGCAACTCTTTACAGAAACCCTTCGTATCTACCCACCAGTAGCAACGCTGCACAGGATGACCACAAAACCATACAAGCTACCGAATGGATCCATCATCCCGAAAGGAACCGGACTTTGCATCCCAAATCTAGCCATCCAGCGTGACCCACAACACTTCCCAGACCCTCTAAAATTCCGTCCGGAGCGCTTCTCCGAGGAAGAAAAGTCAACCCGTCACCCGTTCAGCTACCTTCCGTTCGGCGAAGGTCCCCGAATCTGCATTGGGATGCGGTTTGGCCTGCTCCAGACGCGGATGGGACTGGCGCTGCTGCTGAAGAGTTACCGATTCAGTCTGTGCTCGAGGTCACCCGTTCCGCTGGTGATCGACCCGGTGAATTTGATTCACGGACCAGCCGGGGACGTTTGGTTGGGCATTGAGAAGGTTCAGTAGATTAAAGGTTGGCACAAAGTGCGCTTAAGCATCACAAGATTTGGTCAATGA harbors:
- the LOC120417751 gene encoding cytochrome P450 6a8-like — encoded protein: MNVLLLLLASLLFALLKWIYSHFQSRYQFWKDRNVPYLEPRFPVGNVGDTLKPTIHFAHIMDTLYKQLTKLGDDYAGIYFFRDPVLVVLSPEFAKTVLVKDFNYFVDRGVYSNERDDPLSANLFFMEGHQWRKLRAKLTPTFTSGRLKAMFHTILAVGEQFDRFLGGYVAGVNEVEVKDLLARFTTDVIGSCAFGIDCNSLENPKSEFREMGKRMINFPKLKALKVFFAMMFRDTARKLGIRFNDEDVSEFFFSVVRDTIKYREENNVQRKDFMQLLIELKNKGYMDEEVDGAAEEMSGQRLEKLTFEEIAAQAFVFFFAGFETSATTMTFALHLLATHPDVQEKGRSCVLDVLSRHDNKFSYEAIMEMTYLDWIINETLRIYPPVATLHRMTTKPYKLPNGSIIPKGTGLCIPNLAIQRDPQHFPDPLKFRPERFSEEEKSTRHPFSYLPFGEGPRICIGMRFGLLQTRMGLALLLKSYRFSLCSRSPVPLVIDPVNLIHGPAGDVWLGIEKVQ